A part of Podarcis muralis chromosome 13, rPodMur119.hap1.1, whole genome shotgun sequence genomic DNA contains:
- the LOC114582682 gene encoding perforin-1-like, which produces MEVSELGRGYYEVKLEVWDKDIWLRLLQRPSLLASHFSRAVARLPRNNNSEEYQHFINIYGTHYISHVQLGGRLRHLLAVQTCKMALWGITASTIQRCFNWGASLGLDWLFGSASLSSKCEDLKRAYSRGILEDAGAKQHIEVVGGDKQVEMLFSKAGEAQLFSAWMESAKTKPGMVSYSLLPLHTLLNQRDPRRDLLRQAIVGHINQRALKRDCPQQCPRWSSQSSGEQCTCLCQQDGLNNDMCCAWQRGRARLTFVVVNGSKLWGDHFTATDAYVRIFFQGQEMRTSVVRNDNSPQWSETLDFGTVTLADHNSFEVQLWDKDVWRDDLLQGCFHRLEAGAGTIRHRCYAPHGYVEYYYLLECGRTLGGPSCQNYVPLRLPTSHFN; this is translated from the exons ATGGAGGTGAGCGAACTGGGTAGAG GCTACTATGAGGTCAAGCTAGAGGTCTGGGACAAAGATATCTG GCTGAGACTCCTCCAGAGACCCTCGCTGCTGGCTTCCCACTTCTCCCGCGCTGTGGCCAGGCTGCCAAGGAATAACAACTCCGAGGAATACCAGCATTTTATCAACATCTATGGCACCCACTACATCAGCCATGTGCAACTGGGTGGGCGACTGCGCCACCTGCTGGCTGTGCAAACCTGCAAGATGGCCTTGTGGGGGATTACCGCTTCCACCATCCAGCGCTGCTTTAATTGGGGGGCTTCTCTAGGACTTGACTGGCTGTTCGGCTCCGCTTCCCTGAGCTCCAAGTGTGAAGATCTCAAGAGGGCCTACTCCCGTGGAATCCTCGAGGACGCTGGTGCCAAGCAGCACATCGAAGTTGTGGGAGGAGATAAGCAGGTGGAGATGCTCTTCTCCAAAGCTGGAGAAGCCCAACTCTTCTCCGCATGGATGGAGAGTGCAAAAACAAAGCCTGGGATGGTTTCCTACTCCCTCCTACCCTTACACACCTTGTTGAACCAGAGAGACCCAAGGAGGGATTTGCTGAGGCAAGCCATTGTGGGCCATATCAACCAGAGAGCCCTCAAGAGGGACTGTCCACAACAGTGTCCACGCTGGAGCTCCCAGAGCTCAGGTGAGCAATGCACTTGCCTGTGTCAGCAGGACGGCCTCAACAACGATATGTGCTGTGCCTGGCAGCGAGGCAGGGCCCGCCTCACGTTTGTTGTGGTCAACGGGTCCAAGCTTTGGGGCGACCACTTCACGGCCACCGATGCTTATGTCCGGATTTTCTTCCAAGGTCAAGAAATGAGAACCAGCGTCGTCAGAAACGACAACAGCCCTCAGTGGTCGGAAACCCTGGACTTTGGGACGGTCACATTGGCAGACCACAATTCTTTTGAGGTTCAGCTCTGGGACAAAGACGTCTGGCGGGATGACCTTCTGCAGGGCTGTTTCCACCGGTTGGAGGCCGGGGCTGGGACTATCCGGCACAGATGTTATGCGCCTCATGGATACGTCGAGTATTATTACTTGCTGGAATGTGGCCGCACGTTGGGTGGCCCTAGCTGTCAAAATTATGTCCCCCTACGACTGCCAACTTCTCATTTCAACTAG